One window of Triticum dicoccoides isolate Atlit2015 ecotype Zavitan chromosome 5A, WEW_v2.0, whole genome shotgun sequence genomic DNA carries:
- the LOC119297749 gene encoding protein MEI2-like 6, producing the protein MAASSTQPLNPAALPFVPVASAPLKLCPPVSSSLPVGFPLPPQCLLPPPSLPPPCALSVPPLPWVQVPPPPPCQVTVYCSPLSCPVTVYCIPPPPQPPLLSGKSCCSTETVDGASDRSLKAEVENRPSPRSVLSPRSPASVSPRTPKPRAAPRPMGSKPAFDPSSGKTSLMICNIPNGFSKRRIMAILDQHCAEENEKLRRCVGGGGDKAVKSEYDFLYVPIDFRTKYNKGYAFVNMTTATAAHRLHEFLHGHSWAATGSKKVCEVVHASIQGADALVKHFSGSKFPCGNGNEEFLPVRFGPPRSDRRPTAERVIGQAVVRGARC; encoded by the exons ATGGCTGCCTCCTCCACTCAGCCCCTGAACCCTGCTGCTTTACCCTTCGTTCCCGTAGCCTCCGCCCCCTTGAAGCTCTGCCCCCCTGTCTCGTCCTCCCTGCCGGTTGGCTTCCCCCTCCCGCCGCAGTGCTTGCTCCCGCCGCCCTCGCTGCCGCCGCCGTGCGCGTTGTCCGTCCCGCCCTTGCCATGGGTGCAGGTGCCTCCTCCCCCTCCGTGTCAGGTAACTGTGTACTGCAGCCCGCTATCGTGTCCGGTGACGGTGTACTGCATCCCTCCGCCGCCGCAGCCACCGCTGCTATCGGGGAAGAGCTGCTGCAGCACGGAAACCGTCGACGGCGCCAGCGATAGGTCCCTGAAGGCCGAGGTGGAAAACCGCCCCTCCCCTCGCTCTGTTCTCTCACCCAGGAGTCCCGCCTCCGTCTCGCCGCGGACGCCGAAGCCGAGGGCGGCCCCTCGGCCTATGGGCAGCAAACCTGCCTTCGACCCAAGCAGCGGCAAGACATCTCTCATGATCTGCAACATCCCCAACGGTTTCTC GAAGCGGAGGATCATGGCGATTCTAGACCAGCACTGCGCCGAGGAGAACGAAAAGCTCCGGCggtgcgtcggcggcggcggcgataaggccgtcaagtcggagtacgatttCCTCTACGTCCCAATCGACTTCCG AACGAAGTACAACAAGGGGTACGCCTTCGTAAacatgacgacggcgacggcggcgcatCGGCTGCACGAGTTCCTCCACGGCCACTCTTGGGCGGCGACGGGCTCCAAGAAAGTGTGCGAGGTCGTGCACGCAAGCATCCAG GGTGCTGATGCGTTGGTGAAGCATTTCTCCGGCTCCAAGTTCCCCTGCGGCAACGGGAACGAGGAGTTCCTGCCGGTGCGCTTTGGGCCGCCGCGGAGCGACCGCAGGCCGACGGCGGAGCGCGTGATCGGCCAGGCGGTGGTCCGTGGAGCCCGCTGCTGA